The Podospora bellae-mahoneyi strain CBS 112042 chromosome 7, whole genome shotgun sequence genome includes a window with the following:
- a CDS encoding hypothetical protein (COG:G; EggNog:ENOG503P4NM), giving the protein MSPAKPQIFLVRHAESVHNVTKDFNIRDPGLTQVGHEQAAALEASFPDLSSVAVVITSPLTRAIETTLDAFGSILPGGNNLILDPYLQERSDLPCDTGSPISVLKERFPSFPDVVWSSLAGNASELDGDDWLEKKGDYAADDESVTKRAEKVRKILWNVAQNIQQAQKEEDEKAAEEREDLKTSIVVVTHGVFMKFLTEDETIDLPKAGWKDYYVEEVDKFDGKGKRIPVNRSPPCRQNPPHLTSNITRTPKTLNP; this is encoded by the exons ATGTCCCCAGCCAAGCCCCAAATCTTTCTTGTCCGGCATGCCGAGTCGGTTCACAATGTCACCAAAGACTTCAACATTCGCGACCCCGGGTTAACCCAAGTTGGCCATGAGCAGGCTGCCGCCTTGGAGGCATCCTTCCCCGACTTGTcctctgttgctgttgtcatTACCTCCCCTCTGACAAGAGCAATCGAGACGACACTCGACGCCTTTGGCTCGATTCTCCCAGGCGGCAACAACCTGATACTGGACCCCTACCTCCAAGAGCGAAGCGACCTGCCCTGCGACACTGGCTCTCCCATCTCGGTGCTCAAAGAGAGATTCCCTTCATTTCCCGATGTTGTCTGGTCCAGTTTGGCTGGAAACGCTTCGGAACTCGATGGTGACGACTGGCtggaaaaaaagggcgaTTATGCGGCGGACGATGAGAGCGTAACCAAAAGGGCGGAGAAGGTCAGGAAGATTTTGTGGAATGTTGCCCAGAACATTCAGCAGGCGCagaaggaggaagacgagaaGGCCGCCGAAGAAAGGGAGGACTTGAAAACGAGCATCGTGGTGGTTACACATGGGGTTTTTATGAAATTTTTGACAGAGGACGAGACAATCGATTTGCCAAAGGCCGGATGGAAGGATTACTATGTGGAAGAAGTCGACAAGTTTGATGGAAAGGGCAAGAGGATT CCTGTAAATCGATCACCGCCTTGCAGACAG AATCCACCCCATCTAACTAGTAACATCACCCGAACCCCTAAaaccctgaacccctga
- a CDS encoding hypothetical protein (EggNog:ENOG503NUM1; COG:V), which translates to MADSRSGPQPIHSRSQGRRQSVLSEFIPESLPYPPSFLATSPIVREILTRDIAECSSDDDSQTQVSDAESQTDGRPEDAKLAFHPNGVAYGSGYSTIAIQGLDRPVPNPREVEDSLQAEISLLRDNAILPPKHPRSQRNNVFWRLYRRVFSTKIKDHEDPEPIFQDAPAAETTPLLGGGTPGVDETLPTPPAEEIYERFEEAVAAQAIKTTWQRETKTLVQYAAPLIVTFLLHYSVTIGSVLTVGRLGMVELAAVNLATMTASITCYVPVQGLSTCLDTLCAQAYGSGHKHLVGLQAQRMTWLLWILMVPIAVLWWFSEPILSAMVPDQETASLAALFLRVLIVGMPGVAALESGKRFVQSQGLFHATTYALLIGAPVSFALNYLFVFKFDWHFAGAATAMAITQNLLPLLLVAYVRFLDGSQCWNGLTRKAFSNWGPMIKLALPGMIMIEAQFSVLEILTIAAGQFGTAQLAAQSVLVTVTSTSFNIPFPLAIATSTRVANLIGAHLSDAARVTARVAIVAGFIVGCFNLTVLVVLNETIPRIFTEDDEVVGIAKRVILVCALMQIFDALAAVSHGILRGVGRQAIGGYANLFSYYLVALPISLSTAFALDWKLSGLWTGLTMGLAVVSALELLYLYNADWESAVAQAEERMKSEDVSNEAKLSPA; encoded by the exons ATGGCCGACTCTCGATCTGGGCCCCAGCCTATCCACAGCCGATCTCAAGGTCGCCGCCAGTCTGTTTTGTCAGAGTTCATCCCCGAAAGCCTGCCATACCCCCCTTCATTTCTAGCGACTTCCCCGATTGTTCGCGAAATCTTGACCAGAGATATTGCCGAGTGCTCCTCGGACGACGACTCCCAAACCCAGGTATCAGACGCCGAATCACAGACAGATGGTCGTCCGGAAGATGCCAAACTCGCCTTCCACCCCAACGGCGTTGCCTACGGGTCTGGCTACTCGACTATAGCTATTCAAGGATTGGACCGGCCCGTTCCCAATCCGCGCGAGGTCGAAGATTCTCTCCAGGCAGAGATAAGTCTCCTACGCGATAATGCTATTCTGCCACCAAAACATCCACGTTCTCAGCGCAACAATGTCTTTTGGCGCCTTTATCGACGAGTTTTCAgcaccaagatcaaggaccACGAAGACCCGGAGCCCATTTTCCAGGATGCCCCCGCCGCTGAGACAACACCTCTCCTCGGAGGAGGAACACCCGGGGTCGACGAGACCCTGCCGACACCTCCTGCCGAGGAGATTTACGAGCGGTTCGAAGAGGCTGTGGCAGCCCAAGCCATCAAGACGACTTGGCAGAGAGAGACCAAGACATTGGTCCAGTACGCAGCTCCCCTGATTGTGACCTTTCTCTTGCACTACTCGGTCACTATTGGGAGTGTCTTGACGGTGGGACGCTTGGGAATGGTGGAGCTGGCCGCCGTGAATC TGGCTACCATGACGGCAAGCATTACCTGCTACGTTCCTGTTCAGGGCCTCTCCACCTGTCTAGACACGCTTTGCGCCCAGGCGTACGGCTCGGGGCACAAGCACCTCGTCGGCCTCCAAGCCCAACGGATGACGTGGCTTCTCTGGATCCTCATGGTGCCCATTGCtgtgctgtggtggttttcGGAGCCTATTTTGTCCGCCATGGTCCCAGATCAGGAAACGGCCTCGCTTGCCGCGCTCTTTTTGCGAGTTCTTATCGTAGGAATGCCCGGAGTCGCCGCCTTGGAGAGCGGTAAAAGATTCGTCCAGTCCCAGGGCTTATTTCATGCCACGACGTATGCCTTGCTCATTGGGGCGCCCGTGAGCTTCGCTCTCAATTACTTGTTTGTCTTCAAGTTTGACTGGCACTTTGCGGGGGCCGCCACAGCGATGGCCATTACCCAGAATCTCTTGCCGCTCTTGTTGGTGGCATACGTGCGGTTTTTGGATGGCTCTCAGTGCTGGAACGGTTTAACGCGCAAGGCCTTTAGCAACTGGG GACCCATGATCAAACTGGCGCTACCTGGTATGATCATGATTGAAGCACAGTTCTCCGTGCTGGAAATCTTGACAATCGCCGCCGGCCAATTTGGGACCGCGCAACTTGCAGCACAGAGCGTGCTTGTCACCgtcacctccacctcattCAACATTCCATTCCCGTTGGCCATTGCCACATCCACTCGAGTCGCCAATCTCATCGGGGCGCACCTGAGCGACGCTGCCCGGGTTACTGCCAGAGTG GCCATTGTTGCAGGATTCATTGTTGGTTGCTTCAACCTGACCGTATTAGTTGTGCTGAACGAGACCATTCCACGCATCTTCACggaagatgacgaggttgTCGGCATCGCCAAGCGCGTAATTCTTGTCTGTGCTTTAATGCAGATTTTTGATGCCTTGGCTGCTGTGTCTCACGGCATCTTGCGCGGCGTTGGCAGACAGGCCATCGGAGGCTATGCCAACCTGTTTTCGTATTACTTGGTCGCCTTGCCCATCTCGTTGTCGACGGCGTTTGCGCTAGATTGGAAGCTGAGCGGGCTTTGGACAGGACTGACTATGGGGCTTGCCGT TGTGTCGGCACTCGAGCTCCTCTACCTCTACAATGCTGACTGGGAGAGTGCTGTTGCGCAGGCCGAAGAGAGGATGAAGTCTGAAGATGTTTCGAATGAAGCCAAGCTAAGCCCCGCGTGA
- a CDS encoding hypothetical protein (EggNog:ENOG503P7S3; COG:S), which yields MPIKSSTSFSPGDTVRYKPVGGPDSNTSESVGKIKDVLTEPGKQAGRNVNASAEMPRYEIENLNTGKTSTIYERNILGIEK from the exons ATGCCAATCAAATCCTCCACAAGCTTCTCCCCAGGCGACACCGTTCGTTACAAGCCGGTGGGCGGTCCAGACAGCAACACGTCCGAGTCGGTGGGCAAGATCAAGGATGTCTTGACTGAGCCCGGTAAACAGGCTGGTCGGAACGTCAACGCCAGCGCTGAGATGCCCAGATACGAG ATTGAGAACCTCAATACGGGAAAGACATCTACCATCTACGAGCGGAACATCTTGGGTATCGAGAAGTGA
- a CDS encoding hypothetical protein (EggNog:ENOG503NU78; COG:I) yields the protein MSHFTKTIRSISNPETMSEPTEPSSPTRRLTAKLGRVNPFKSSKRSKEDEDEEDIGEDIDDTTVAGGGHSAFDHTRHDLMVSDAIKSFLARQGVLPSKDDPEGLVTLLDQRMVIPPASVFDRSHPLTEYFISSSHNTYLRAHQLYGKSDADAYRTILTAGARCVEIDAWDNPDDPSEPKVTHGYTLVSNVPFREVCEVIRNFVDYETSAGAAAAPILLSLENHCNPNGQLRLVQIMKEVFGDRLLSKAVRDKGHEEQSESDPESHVRLEELGNKIAVIVEYHLPGEIDTSDSSSDSSSDEEEEANKEREEYKARKRETEAAIIIPDLEELGVYAQSVKPGDDSWYAGEGVLRNRPHHHLINISEAGLARHATDDVNTAAIQRHNSKHLMRVFPKGTRISSRNLSPIPFWALGAQILALNWQRFDASMQLNDALFAGTTGYVLKPAHLQHSGGGRLVKTRKRLRLHVAGASDVPVPKGRDSVLKPYVTVSLVQKDGTSLKQSKRKQKTSGYKKHGLRSALAALHSGEESPAETDPIWDETLEWEFEDDELVFLRIFIKSDDSFASNPILAVTAVRVLYVVQREWGFLRMLDLKGHETGCTLLVRFEIEDL from the coding sequence ATGAGCCATTTCACGAAAACCATCAGGTCAATATCCAACCCAGAAACCATGTCTGAACCTACCGAACCGTCTTCTCCCACGCGCCGTCTTACTGCCAAGCTTGGCAGGGTCAACCCCTTCAAGTCGTCCAAGCGATCcaaagaggatgaggacgaggaagacatcGGCGAGGATATCGATGACACCACTGTTGCAGGAGGCGGCCACTCTGCGTTTGACCACACCCGCCATGATCTAATGGTGTCGGATGCCATCAAGTCCTTTCTTGCTCGTCAAGGTGTTTTGCCTTCAAAGGATGACCCCGAGGGGCTAGTAACGTTGCTCGACCAGCGCATGGTCATACCGCCTGCGTCGGTGTTTGACAGATCTCACCCCCTCACCGAGTACTTTATCAGCTCCTCGCACAACACCTACCTGAGGGCCCATCAACTGTACGGCAAATCTGATGCTGATGCCTACAGGACTATCCTGACGGCTGGGGCACGCTGCGTCGAGATAGACGCGTGGGATAATCCCGATGACCCGTCTGAGCCAAAGGTAACTCACGGCTATACTTTGGTTTCGAATGTTCCTTTTCGGGAGGTTTGCGAGGTCATTAGGAACTTTGTTGACTACGAGACGTCTGctggcgcagcagcagcacctaTTCTCCTGTCTCTCGAGAATCACTGCAATCCAAATGGGCAGCTTCGGCTTGTTCAGATCATGAAGGAAGTCTTTGGTGACAGACTCTTGAGTAAAGCAGTCCGAGACAAGGGACACGAAGAACAGTCCGAGTCGGACCCAGAATCCCACGTGCGCCTCGAGGAGTTGGGCAACAAGATCGCCGTCATTGTCGAGTATCACCTCCCCGGAGAGATCGACACATCCGATTCTTCCTCTGATTCCTCttctgacgaggaggaagaggcaaaTAAGGAAAGAGAGGAATACAAAGCCCGCAAAAGGGAGACCGAAGCTGCCATAATCATCCCCGACCTGGAAGAGCTAGGCGTCTATGCCCAGTCGGTGAAGCCAGGCGATGATTCATGGTATGCCGGCGAGGGCGTCCTCAGGAACAGGCCGCATCACCACTTAATCAACATATCGGAAGCGGGCTTGGCTCGGCATGCCACCGACGATGTCAACACAGCAGCAATACAGCGGCACAACAGCAAACACCTCATGAGGGTTTTCCCCAAAGGCACCAGAATCTCGTCACGAAATCTATCACCCATCCCATTTTGGGCACTTGGAGCTCAAATCCTAGCGCTAAACTGGCAGCGTTTCGACGCCAGCATGCAGCTCAACGACGCGCTCTTTGCGGGAACGACGGGTTATGTCCTCAAGCCCGCGCATCTTCAGCACTCGGGTGGTGGAAGATTGGTCAAAACGAGGAAACGACTGAGGCTCCACGTGGCCGGAGCTAGTGATGTTCCTGTTCCCAAAGGAAGGGATTCGGTACTCAAGCCGTACGTGACGGTTTCATTGGTGCAGAAGGATGGCACATCGTTGAAGCAGTCAAAGAGAAAGCAGAAGACGTCAGGTTACAAGAAGCATGGGCTGAGATCTGCCCTGGCTGCTCTTCACTCGGGCGAGGAGAGTCCAGCTGAGACGGATCCGATCTGGGATGAAACTCTGGAATGGGAGTTtgaagacgacgagctgGTGTTTCTGCGCATCTTCATCAAGAGTGACGATTCTTTTGCAAGCAATCCCATCTTGGCAGTTACCGCAGTACGAGTTTTGTATGTGGTTCAGCGGGAGTGGGGATTCCTCAGGATGCTGGACCTAAAAGGGCACGAGACAGGTTGCACCTTGCTGGTTCGCTTTGAGATAGAAGACTTGTAG
- a CDS encoding hypothetical protein (EggNog:ENOG503P94J; COG:S) yields MECQVWPGPRCPPSELKGQSSREKTKPHFTSLYFLSSKTPNSTMATNPYTVDSAVLAASIGSAVIYQAMVRAAPSFSRMVTKTASTTLLSIFTYLRGGPALLVGALALGSTGDAFLAWNDDTSFLFGLSSFLVAHILYIIHFLHAGPGAGNIVSKLQVLQNGDTWRLGTAWALGMLVPVMIVQLMPKVGKDLRAPVAVYSLTILVMVLMALTLESREIVTGAVMFASSDSILAAGRFLVPATSAHQGWMHHAVWVLYYGGQFLIALGAVARV; encoded by the coding sequence ATGGAATGCCAAGTGTGGCCGGGGCCTCGGTGTCCACCGTCAGAACTGAAAGGACAAAGCTCGCGAGAAAAAACCAAACCACACTTCACTTCACTTTATTTCTTATCTTcaaaaaccccaaactcaaccatGGCCACCAACCCTTACACGGTAGACTCGGCTGTTCTCGCTGCCTCCATTGGCTCGGCAGTTATCTACCAGGCCATGGTCCGCGCAGCGCCGAGTTTTTCGCGCATGGTCACCAAGACAGCTTCGACAACCCTCCTATCGATCTTCACCTACCTTCGCGGTGGACCAGCTCTCTTGGTGGGTGCTTTGGCCCTGGGCTCAACAGGTGACGCTTTTCTGGCATGGAACGATGATACATCTTTTCTGTTCGGTCTGTCGAGCTTCCTGGTTGCGCACATTTTGTACATCATTCACTTTCTCCACGCTGGTCCAGGTGCGGGGAATATCGTTTCCAAACTCCAAGTGCTGCAAAACGGCGATACATGGCGTCTTGGAACTGCGTGGGCTTTGGGTATGTTGGTTCCCGTTATGATTGTGCAGCTGATGCCCAAGGTCGGTAAAGACCTGCGAGCGCCAGTTGCCGTGTACTCGTTGACAATTCTTGTCATGGTTTTGATGGCGCTCACGTTGGAGAGCAGGGAGATTGTCACCGGAGCGGTCATGTTTGCAAGCTCAGACTCGATTCTGGCGGCGGGCAGGTTCTTGGTTCCGGCGACATCTGCACACCAGGGCTGGATGCATCATGCTGTTTGGGTCTTGTACTATGGTGGGCAGTTCCTGATTGCACTGGGGGCCGTTGCAAGAGTTTGA
- the atp9 gene encoding ATP synthetase subunit 9 (COG:P; EggNog:ENOG503P7BC), protein MNASSKLAGAVARMGAKPAMAQTSRLPSSILRSTSIAGRHGLLLSQGRNAFAPIMMRSATQSRGVVAETATAAILAAGKMQGAGLATIGLSGAGVGIGTVFAALINGTARNPALRSQLFSYAILGFAFAEATGLFALMVAFLLLFAY, encoded by the exons ATGAACGCCTCTAGCAAGCTGGCTGGTGCCGTTGCCCGCATGGGTGCGAAACCTGCGATGGCCCAGA cttctcgtcTCCCGAGCTCCATCCTCCGCTCGACGTCCATTGCCGGCCGTCACggtctcctcctcagccaggGCCGCAATGCCTTCGCCCCTATCATGATGCGCTCTGCCACCCAGTCTCGCGGTGTTGTCGCCGAGACTGCCAcggccgccatcctcgctgCTGGCAAGATGCAAGGTGCCGGTCTCGCCACCATTGGTCTGTCTGGTGCTGGTGTCGGCATTGGCACAGTCTTTGCCGCCCTCATCAACGGCACCGCCCGCAACCCGGCTCTCAGGT CCCAGCTCTTCTCGTACGCCATTTTGGGTTTCGCTTTCGCCGAAGCCACTGGCCTCTTCGCCCTGATGGTTGCCTTTTTGCTTCTCTTCGCCTACTAG
- a CDS encoding hypothetical protein (EggNog:ENOG503PHS3) encodes MKHFLMFAAIGVTGLSQALSPPLITASIPLPSDITYTHTQTGCPTVTQTRELCASCPIPACLVLGTITQSCNCPTPIPTVYLDYPCSESCSGIWCATSWAIVQESGCTSTDSTPPSSTATITSKTKPWHNGTHTGHSTKTKTTTITETETDECEPTLTKTTTVTISSEPPVLPTLETSTNLLDVETSITIAPNVTFTSRGPGGGGAVSSTSVVEAAAGKMRILGLW; translated from the exons ATGAAGCACTTTCTCATGTTTGCTGCCATAGGCGTGACAGGGTT ATCTCAGGCTCTCTCCCCGCCCCTGATCACCGCTTCTATCCCTCTCCCATCCGACATCACCTACACCCACACGCAGACTGGATGTCCAACTGTTACTCAGACACGGGAACTTTGCGCCAGCTGCCCTATTCCAGCTTGTCTTGTGCTTGGAACCATTACGCAGTCCTGCAATTGCCCTACCCCTATCCCTACAGTCTATCTTGACTACCCATGCTCGGAAAGTTGCAGCGGAATTTGGTGCGCGACCAGCTGGGCTATTGTTCAGGAGTCAGGTTGCACATCTACGGACTCAACACCTCCGTCTTCCactgccaccatcaccagcaagacCAAGCCGTGGCACAACGGCACCCACACTGGTCATagcaccaagaccaagacgaCGACCATCACTGAGACTGAAACAGATGAGTGCGAGCCAACActcaccaagaccaccacaGTGACCATCAGCTCCGAGCCGCCCGTGTTACCGACTTTAGAGACCTCGACGAATCTCCTTGATGTCGAAACCTCCATCACAATCGCACCTAATGTCACCTTTACCTCGAGAGGCCCAGGAGGTGGCGGGGCAGTGAGCTCCACGAGCGTGGTCGAGGCGGCTGCTGGAAAGATGCGCATACTTGGATTGTGGTGA
- a CDS encoding hypothetical protein (EggNog:ENOG503NZGS; COG:S): MVSHNRTFPHVRACIFDLDGLLLNTEDIYSLCANTVLARYSRPPIPWSLKAQLMGVPGSSNGEAFHQWAQLPISREQYKAEQQIEQNKMFPMCEALPGAKQLLEQLSQAMTEADGRKVKIALASSSVTSNLKLKTSRPDINEMIRLISEKHRILSDHSRMKGKRGKPAPDMFLTALQVINEQLDPSEDEIRREECLVFEDSVPGVEAARRAGMRVVWVPHPELYQHWAARESEVLAGTTGLVKLDGLDQTVSPGKTNDGWGEKLGSLEEFEYRKYGIRRHSGDVVGSRI; the protein is encoded by the exons ATGGTGTCTCACAACAG AACCTTCCCGCACGTTCGGGCATGCATTTTTGACCTTGACGGTCTCCTCCTAAACACCGAAGATATCTACAGCCTCTGCGCCAACACTGTTCTCGCACGCTATTCCCGCCCCCCGATCCCGTGGTCTCTTAAAGCACAGCTGATGGGCGTGCCTGGATCTAGCAACGGAGAAGCGTTTCATCAGTGGGCCCAGCTTCCCATATCCCGTGAGCAGTACAAGGCAGAACAGCAAATTGAGCAGAACAAGATGTTTCCGATGTGTGAAGCCCTCCCGGGTGCCAAACAGCTTCTGGAACAGCTCTCCCAGGCAATGACAGAAGCGGACGGGAGAAAAGTCAAAATCGCATTGGCTTCAAGTAGTGTCACCTCGAACCTCAAGCTCAAAACATCCCGACCTGATATTAATGAGATGATACGATTGATATCAGAGAAGCACAGGATTTTGTCTGATCATAGCCggatgaaggggaagagaggaaagCCGGCTCCAGATATGTTTTTGACAGCGCTGCAAGTGATCAACGAGCAGTTGGATCCTAGCGAAGATGAGATTAGACGGGAGGAGTGTTTGGTATTCGAGGACAGCGTGCCAGGGGTGGAGGCTGCACGCAGAGCCGGGATGAGGGTTGTGTGGGTACCACATCCAGAACTGTACCAGCACTGGGCGGCAAGAGAAAGTGAGGTACTGGCAGGAACGACAGGTCTGGTCAAACTAGATGGTTTGGACCAGACAGTCTCACCAGGGAAGACCAATGATGGGTGGGGTGAGAAGCTCGGAAGCCTGGAAGAATTCGAGTACAGAAAGTACGGGATTAGACGGCACTCTGGAGATGTGGTGGGAAGCAGAATTTAG
- a CDS encoding hypothetical protein (EggNog:ENOG503PDIK; CAZy:AA16; COG:S) — protein sequence MVSVYRFCLDDRGGDEQQSLHRRSWITSWCYKSRRHPHISNWPPVKNIPSQTQNMHFSIVSSALGLASLVSAHGVVLKPASRKPGDATTEACGRAMVNFYKQDETSYPEAFLRSNPLPDRNKCNLFLCKGYQFADNAANVQSYKPGDSVEYEVYIRIPHSGYANVSIVDTTTNKVLGSPLVGWASGYAASSKPPADQTKFSIKIPELGAQCATAGVCVLQWHWFGAGQTYQSCTDFTVAAPVAPAELAPEHGHGHRIRGQSRW from the exons ATGGTTTCCGTCTACCGCTTTTGTTTAGATGACCGCGGTGGAGATGAACAACAGTCTCTCCATCGAAGATCATGGATAACGTCCTGGTGCTATAAAAGCAGGCGCCATCCTCACATTTCCAACTGGCCACCAGTTAAGAACATACCATCACAAACACAAAACATGCATTTCTCCATCGTTTCCTCTGCTCTTGGCCTGGCCTCCCTGGTCTCCGCCCACGGTGTTGTCCTGAAGCCGGCTTCTCGCAAGCCAGGTGATGCCACAACCGAGGCGTGCGGCCGTGCCATGGTCAATTTTTACAAGCAAGATGAGACGTCTTATCCCGAGGCTTTCTTGAGATCCAACCCATTGCCCGACCGCAACAAGTGCAACCTATTCCTCTGCAAGGGATATCAGTTCGCTGACAACGCCGCCAATGTCCAGTCGTACAAACCCGGCGACTCTGTCGAGTATGAGGTGTACATCAGGATTCCTCACTCTGGCTACGCCAATGTCTCCATTGTCGACACCACGACCAATAAAGTGTTGGGCTCCCCGCTGGTGGGTTGGGCGAGTGGGTATgcggccagcagcaagccaccAGCGGACCAGACCAAGTTCAGCATCAAGATCCCGGAGCTTGGTGCGCAGTGTGCGACTGCAGGTGTTTGT GTCCTCCAGTGGCATTGGTTTGGTGCTGGACAGACATATCAGAGTTGCACCGACTTTACGGTTGCAGCTCCTGTTGCTCCCGCTGAGCTGGCTCCGGAACATGGACACGGCCACCGAATTCGAGGACAGTCTCGCTGGTAG
- a CDS encoding hypothetical protein (EggNog:ENOG503NW5Y; MEROPS:MER0017177; COG:I): MASTAFPKLARKAILSDGTTYGYIHVPATGSKPTFLLLHGAPSSSYIWHHQVELLPKAGFGILVPDLLGYGDTDKPESYEPYQMKCLVPQVHELVAKVLDTPKVIGVGHDFGAGLLSHLYVHHKALFSQLVFIATGFMFLDSPFDPDSVIQMSKEILGYSTSGYVKVFISPDGATLVEKNDRRVDSLFYAQDPKVWIEYFGEPGGFTKFLESDIEIPVAHWISPAELEMHNKILRAGGYTGPFNWYKAAVFCGPAKEDQDLPAEEKTINIPTLFIATLKDYAVITDMHIQNLRGLAKNLRVEKLDVGHWAMLEGKERVEALLEEVGNAQIRML, from the exons ATGGCATCGACCGCCTTCCCCAAGCTCGCCAGAAAGGCAATTCTGAGTGACGGTACAACCTATGGTTACATTCACGTCCCTGCTACTGGCAGCAAACCCACATTTCTCTTGCTCCATGGCGCACCAAGCTCCAGTTATATTTGGCATCACCAAGTCGAGCTATTACCCAAGGCTGGCTTTGGTATTTTGGTACCGGACCTTCTCGGCTATGGCGACACGGACAAACCGGAATCCTACGAGCCATATCAGATGAAGTGCCTTGTTCCCCAAGTCCATGAACTTGTGGCCAAGGTCCTCGACACCCCAAAGGTCATTGGAGTCGGGCATGACTTTGGTGCCGGGCTTCTTTCACACCTTTACGTGCACCACAAAGCGCTCTTCAGTCAACTGGTGTTCATAGCAACTGGCTTCATGTTTTTGGACTCGCCGTTTGATCCTG ACTCCGTGATACAAATGTCCAAAGAGATTCTAGGATACAGCACTTCTGGCTACGTCAAGGTCTTTATATCCCCGGATGGCGCAACCCTGGTTGAGAAGAATGACAGGCGCGTCGATTCGCTTTTCTATGCCCAGGACCCCAAAGTGTGGATTGAATACTTTGGGGAGCCGGGAGGCTTTACCAAGTTCCTAGAGTCCGACATCGAGATTCCTGTTGCCCACTGGATTTCGCCCGCCGAACTGGAGATGCACAACAAAATCTTGAGGGCAGGAGGATACACTGGTCCTTTCAATTGGTACAAGGCTGCTGTGTTTTGTGGACCAGCCAAAGAGGATCAGGACTTGCCAGCGGAGGAGAAAACGATTAATATTCCTACTCTCTTCATCGCCACCCTCAAGGACTACGCAGTGATTACGGATATGCACATACAAAATCTTCGTGGGCTGGCAAAAAATTTGAGGGTTGAGAAGCTCGACGTTGGACACTGGGCCATGCTcgagggaaaagaaagggtTGAGGCtcttcttgaggaggttggtaATGCTCAGATCAGAATGTTGTGA
- a CDS encoding hypothetical protein (EggNog:ENOG503PB1H), producing MTDYSSEDLSPSPMPATHALTYTMAAPTQTSVLDISGRWRFNRKLSDNMKEAYKMQGTSFWTRKLLSFMTIEQEYIKHPYCLPFSDDVVFSFQQTVRRPWFGGCRFNIPMNDNMYILDNEDRAVVLPAPLGPVRVRCRYDFVNRTPTYTTGEKMTTEKSGAQIGQMAFELGMETDPDVGLPERAVMIEVMESLSQLGKGAGWRSTVEWGFEVIAGEKRLVKWAVTVKGSQVAKVKMVYDYVGEPIARSGRGHV from the exons ATGACAGACTATTCATCAGAAGACTTGTCGCCATCGCCGATGCCCGCTACTCACGCTCTCACATACACCATGGCGGCGCCTACTCAGACTTCAGTACTCGACATCAGTGGCCGCTGGCGCTTCAACCGAAAGCTCTCTGATAACATGAAGGAGGCATACAAGATG CAAGGGACATCTTTCTGGACTCGAAagctcctctccttcatGACCATTGAGCAGGAATACATCAAGCATCCTTACTGCTTACCCTTCTCCGACGATGTGGTGTTTAGCTTTCAACAGACAGTCCGCCGCCCCTGGTTTGGTGGCTGCAGGTTCAACATTCCCATGAACGACAACATGTACATCTTGGACAACGAGGACCGAGCCGTCGTTCTTCCCGCGCCACTAGGGCCGGTGCGTGTACGATGTCGGTATGATTTTGTCAACAGAACACCAACGTACACAACAGGAGAGAAAATGACAACGGAAAAGAGCGGTGCTCAGATCGGACAGATGGCGTTTGAGTTGGGAATGGAGACGGATCCTGATGTCGGCTTACCGGAACGGGCCGTCATGAtcgaggtgatggagagTTTGAGTCAGTTGGGCAAGGGCGCTGGATGGAGGTCGACTGTCGAATGGGGCTTCGAGGTGATTGCTGGGGAGAAAAGGCTGGTCAAGTGGGCCGTAACCGTGAAGGGGAGCCAAGTAGCcaaggtgaagatggtgtaCGACTATGTTGGGGAGCCTATTGCACGCTCTGGCCGTGGCCATGTGTAA